The Streptomyces aurantiacus genome includes a region encoding these proteins:
- the rpsN gene encoding 30S ribosomal protein S14: protein MAKKSKIAKNDRRQEIVARYAGRRAELKEIIRKPSSTDSERAAAKRELERQPRDASATRVRNRDSVDGRPRGYLRTFGLSRVNLRDQAHKGFLPGVRKSSW from the coding sequence ATGGCCAAGAAGAGCAAGATCGCCAAGAACGACAGGCGCCAGGAGATCGTCGCCCGGTACGCCGGGCGACGGGCCGAGCTCAAGGAGATCATCCGCAAGCCGTCCTCGACGGACTCCGAACGGGCAGCTGCCAAGCGGGAGTTGGAGCGGCAGCCGCGTGACGCCAGCGCCACGCGCGTGCGCAACCGGGACAGTGTGGACGGTCGCCCGCGTGGCTACCTGCGGACGTTCGGGCTCTCGCGGGTGAACCTGCGGGACCAGGCGCACAAGGGGTTCCTGCCGGGGGTCCGGAAGTCCTCCTGGTAG
- the rpmB gene encoding 50S ribosomal protein L28, with product MSAHCMLTGTRPRFGNSISHSHRRTSRRFDPNIQSKRYWLPSEGRYVRLKLSTKGIKTVDVLGVEAAVARIRARGVKV from the coding sequence ATGTCCGCGCACTGCATGCTGACCGGGACCCGGCCCCGCTTCGGCAACTCCATCTCCCACTCGCACCGGCGCACGTCGCGCCGCTTCGACCCCAACATCCAGAGCAAGCGCTACTGGCTGCCCAGCGAGGGCCGGTACGTACGGCTGAAGCTGAGCACGAAGGGCATCAAGACGGTCGACGTCCTCGGCGTCGAGGCCGCCGTGGCCCGGATCCGGGCCCGTGGGGTGAAGGTCTGA
- the rpmG gene encoding 50S ribosomal protein L33: MARNELRPVIKLRSTAGTGYTYVTRKNRRNDPDRMTLRKYDPVAGRHVDFREER, from the coding sequence ATGGCACGCAATGAACTCCGCCCGGTCATCAAACTCCGGTCCACGGCCGGGACCGGCTACACGTACGTCACCCGCAAGAACCGCCGTAACGACCCCGACCGGATGACCCTGCGCAAGTACGACCCGGTCGCAGGCCGGCACGTCGACTTCCGAGAGGAGCGCTGA
- a CDS encoding GTP-binding protein — MLSVAIVGGLHADARRQAVERLLVDVPGAVALHHDLSTAVQGTVVRTVRDHTGIVSAGEAPLVNDCACCALREDLVPELERLAADGLTRLAIVELWDSVEPKAMAEVVASAGLHLTGVITAVDPALVLPYLGNGDDLADAGLAAAATDQRTVADTFARQLEYAPVLALADSEEADDEDRALLVQLHPTARQVPIGPVALPDPWGWESWFAGQESAGRGGAGREGEDPRAADSGAAPTTDRPDFEGSGHPGPAGQGAGDDAASSEGRDGPGGRTVPTAPEPAGSESVTPEPVGSALAELALAGFDVEAAAAAQHPACALLPAEADECGVSTLVWHRCRPFHPERLYAALEDLTCAAARSRGRFWLADRPDTLLHWDAAGGALCVESAGPWLASLPDAAWDMVPPVRRAAAALDWHPEHGDCCQHLVFTSPGLDRDGLELLLESCLLTDAEYAAGRPAWKRLPPAFDTLLEV; from the coding sequence ATGCTGAGCGTCGCCATCGTCGGCGGACTGCACGCCGACGCCCGCAGGCAGGCGGTGGAGCGGCTGCTCGTCGACGTGCCGGGCGCCGTGGCGCTGCACCACGACCTCTCGACCGCCGTACAGGGCACCGTGGTCCGCACGGTCCGCGACCACACCGGCATCGTCTCGGCCGGTGAGGCACCGCTGGTCAACGACTGCGCGTGCTGCGCCCTGCGCGAGGACCTGGTCCCGGAGCTGGAGCGGCTCGCGGCGGACGGTCTGACCCGCCTTGCGATCGTCGAGCTGTGGGACTCGGTCGAGCCGAAGGCGATGGCCGAGGTGGTCGCGAGCGCGGGTCTCCACCTCACCGGTGTCATCACCGCGGTCGATCCCGCGCTGGTGCTCCCGTACCTCGGCAACGGCGACGACCTCGCCGACGCGGGCCTCGCCGCGGCCGCGACCGACCAGCGCACCGTCGCCGACACCTTCGCCCGGCAGCTGGAGTACGCCCCGGTCCTGGCCCTCGCCGACTCGGAGGAGGCCGACGACGAGGACCGCGCGCTGCTGGTCCAGCTCCACCCGACAGCCCGCCAGGTACCGATCGGCCCCGTCGCGCTGCCGGACCCGTGGGGCTGGGAGTCCTGGTTCGCGGGCCAGGAATCCGCGGGCCGGGGAGGCGCGGGCCGGGAAGGCGAGGACCCGCGTGCCGCCGACTCCGGCGCGGCGCCCACGACCGACCGTCCGGACTTCGAGGGTTCCGGGCACCCCGGGCCGGCGGGGCAAGGCGCCGGAGACGACGCTGCGAGCTCCGAAGGCCGTGATGGTCCCGGCGGCCGTACGGTTCCGACGGCTCCCGAGCCCGCTGGTTCCGAGTCCGTGACCCCCGAGCCCGTGGGTTCCGCGCTCGCGGAACTCGCGCTCGCCGGGTTCGACGTGGAGGCGGCCGCCGCGGCCCAGCATCCGGCGTGTGCCCTGTTGCCGGCCGAGGCGGACGAATGTGGGGTCTCCACGCTCGTATGGCACCGGTGCCGGCCGTTCCACCCGGAGCGGCTGTACGCGGCGCTGGAGGACCTGACCTGCGCGGCCGCCCGCAGCCGGGGCCGGTTCTGGCTCGCGGACCGGCCCGACACGCTGCTGCACTGGGACGCGGCCGGCGGCGCCCTGTGCGTGGAGAGCGCCGGGCCGTGGCTGGCCTCCCTGCCCGACGCGGCCTGGGACATGGTTCCGCCGGTGCGCCGGGCCGCCGCCGCGCTCGACTGGCACCCCGAGCACGGCGACTGCTGCCAGCACCTCGTCTTCACCTCGCCGGGCCTGGACCGCGACGGACTCGAACTGCTCCTGGAGTCCTGCCTGTTGACCGACGCGGAGTACGCCGCCGGCCGTCCCGCCTGGAAGCGGCTCCCGCCCGCCTTCGACACCCTCCTGGAGGTCTGA
- the rpsR gene encoding 30S ribosomal protein S18: MPRKPERKLSPRPNPLDAAKITYIDYKDTDLLRKFISDRGKIRSRRVTRVSVQQQRRLARAIKNAREMALLPYASR; encoded by the coding sequence ATGCCCCGCAAGCCCGAGCGCAAGCTGTCGCCCCGCCCGAACCCCCTGGACGCGGCGAAGATCACGTACATCGACTACAAGGACACCGACCTCCTGCGGAAGTTCATCTCCGACCGCGGGAAGATCCGCAGCCGCAGGGTCACCCGGGTCTCCGTCCAGCAGCAGCGCCGGCTGGCCCGCGCGATCAAGAACGCCCGTGAGATGGCCCTGCTGCCGTACGCGTCGCGGTAG
- a CDS encoding DUF397 domain-containing protein, with protein MDHDVYNGMAATELHEAAWQKSMHSNSQGSCVEFARLPGGEVAVRNSRFPDGPALVYTRAEIEAMLLGIKDGEFDHLVAG; from the coding sequence GTGGACCACGACGTGTACAACGGCATGGCTGCCACGGAGCTGCACGAGGCGGCCTGGCAGAAGAGCATGCACAGCAACTCGCAGGGATCCTGCGTGGAGTTCGCCCGCCTGCCCGGCGGTGAGGTGGCCGTGCGCAACTCGCGCTTCCCCGACGGCCCGGCCCTCGTCTACACGCGTGCGGAGATCGAGGCCATGCTCCTGGGCATCAAGGACGGCGAGTTCGACCACCTGGTCGCGGGCTGA
- a CDS encoding ATP-binding protein, protein MLEPLRQGLPPLDPAAVSNAASCALPPRYEAVRDARQFTRRTLDQWDVGNRFDDVCLVVSELVTNALRHALPADTPRPADQGPPVRLHLMRWTERVVCAVRDPSHDSPVAGDSEDFSAESGRGLFLVDSFADSWGWHPLAGTLNGKVVWALFRLGPSA, encoded by the coding sequence ATGCTCGAGCCGTTACGGCAGGGGCTTCCGCCACTGGACCCCGCGGCCGTGTCCAACGCCGCCTCCTGCGCCCTTCCGCCCCGTTACGAAGCGGTGCGCGACGCACGGCAGTTCACCCGCCGCACGCTGGATCAGTGGGATGTCGGAAACCGCTTCGACGACGTCTGTCTGGTCGTCTCGGAACTCGTCACCAACGCGCTGCGGCACGCGCTGCCCGCGGACACCCCACGCCCGGCCGACCAGGGCCCGCCCGTACGGCTGCACCTGATGCGGTGGACCGAGCGGGTCGTGTGCGCGGTGCGCGACCCCAGTCACGACAGTCCGGTCGCGGGCGACTCCGAGGACTTCTCGGCGGAGTCCGGACGCGGCCTGTTCCTCGTCGACTCGTTCGCCGACAGCTGGGGATGGCACCCGCTGGCCGGCACGCTCAACGGCAAGGTCGTGTGGGCGCTGTTCCGGCTGGGGCCTTCCGCCTGA
- a CDS encoding helix-turn-helix domain-containing protein, whose protein sequence is MLLGSHLRRLRESRGITREKAGYSIRASESKISRMELGRVSFKTRDVEDLLTLYGISDEAERTSLLSLAKEANVAGWWHSYSDVLPSWFPTYVGLEGAASLIRSYEVQFVHGLLQTEAYAHAVVARGMRGASAADIERRVALRLERQKYLVSESAPEFHVVLDEAALRRPYGDPGVMRGQLQHLIDISQRPNVRLQVMPFRFGGHAGESGAFTVLSFPESDLSDVVYLEQLTSALYLDKREDVTQYEKAMKELQQDSPGPDESRDLLRGLLQLS, encoded by the coding sequence ATGCTGCTCGGCTCTCACCTGAGGCGGCTGCGCGAGTCGCGCGGGATCACCCGGGAGAAGGCCGGTTATTCGATCCGAGCCTCCGAATCGAAGATCAGCCGTATGGAGTTGGGCCGGGTGAGTTTCAAGACGCGGGACGTCGAGGATCTGCTGACGCTCTACGGGATCTCCGACGAGGCGGAGCGCACCTCGCTGCTCTCCCTCGCCAAGGAGGCCAACGTCGCGGGCTGGTGGCACAGTTACTCGGACGTCCTGCCCAGCTGGTTCCCGACGTACGTGGGCCTGGAGGGCGCCGCGTCCCTGATTCGCTCGTACGAAGTCCAGTTCGTGCACGGCCTGTTGCAGACCGAGGCGTACGCGCACGCCGTCGTCGCCCGCGGGATGCGGGGTGCGAGCGCGGCCGACATCGAGCGGCGCGTGGCCCTGCGCCTGGAGCGCCAGAAGTACCTGGTGTCGGAGAGCGCGCCCGAGTTCCACGTCGTGCTGGACGAGGCGGCGCTCCGGCGGCCGTACGGCGACCCGGGTGTGATGCGCGGTCAGCTCCAGCACCTCATCGACATCTCGCAGCGCCCCAACGTACGGCTCCAGGTCATGCCGTTCCGGTTCGGCGGGCACGCGGGCGAGAGCGGGGCCTTCACGGTGCTCAGCTTCCCCGAGTCCGACCTGTCCGACGTCGTGTACCTGGAGCAGCTCACCAGCGCGCTGTACCTGGACAAGCGCGAGGACGTCACCCAGTACGAGAAGGCGATGAAGGAGCTCCAGCAGGACAGTCCGGGCCCCGACGAGAGCCGCGACCTGCTCAGGGGCCTGCTCCAGCTCTCCTGA